A portion of the Adhaeribacter radiodurans genome contains these proteins:
- a CDS encoding anhydro-N-acetylmuramic acid kinase codes for MNTYHVIGLMSGTSLDGVDLAYCIFTKKNQNWIYKIYYTTTLPYTFFWKQRLNTLMDVSAEKFILADHQYGTYLGEAVREFVSKNGISPDFIASHGHTIFHQPSQHISYQLGHGAYLAAAAGLPVVCDFRTLDIALGGQGAPLVPIGDRLLFNQYDCCLNLGGIANISVASPNGRIAFDTGACNILLNTLVSEVDLSYDEDGRLARQGQVQTDLLEQLNQADYFSAPPPKSLGKEWIDAHTLHLLLAANCSLADKLQTACHHIAYHIARSIKEVLTNTKPYQVLATGGGAFNTYLVELIQRALGNQFAVIVPEPELVSFKEALVFAFLGVLRWQQQPNCLSSVTGASHDNVGGAIYWGKK; via the coding sequence ATGAATACTTACCATGTTATCGGGCTCATGTCGGGCACCTCTCTGGATGGAGTCGACTTAGCATACTGCATATTTACGAAAAAAAATCAAAATTGGATATATAAAATATATTATACTACTACTTTGCCATATACTTTTTTTTGGAAACAGCGTTTAAACACTCTAATGGATGTTTCGGCAGAAAAATTTATTTTGGCCGACCACCAATATGGCACCTATTTAGGCGAAGCAGTACGGGAGTTCGTAAGTAAAAACGGAATCTCTCCTGATTTTATTGCTTCTCATGGCCACACCATTTTTCACCAACCCAGTCAACATATTAGCTATCAATTGGGGCACGGTGCTTACCTGGCAGCAGCTGCTGGTTTACCCGTAGTATGCGATTTTCGGACGCTCGATATTGCCCTTGGAGGGCAAGGTGCCCCCCTTGTACCTATTGGCGATCGGTTGCTGTTTAACCAATATGATTGTTGCCTAAATTTAGGTGGTATTGCCAATATATCGGTGGCCAGTCCAAACGGGCGAATTGCTTTTGATACGGGAGCTTGTAACATCTTATTAAATACTCTGGTAAGCGAAGTAGATTTATCTTACGATGAAGATGGCCGCTTGGCCCGCCAAGGCCAGGTACAAACCGATTTACTGGAACAACTTAACCAGGCTGATTACTTTTCGGCCCCACCGCCCAAATCCTTAGGCAAAGAGTGGATAGATGCCCATACTCTACATTTACTTTTGGCCGCTAATTGTTCTTTAGCAGATAAACTACAAACCGCCTGCCACCATATTGCCTACCACATAGCCCGAAGCATAAAAGAAGTATTAACCAATACTAAACCATACCAGGTACTAGCTACGGGTGGTGGTGCTTTTAACACCTATCTAGTTGAACTTATTCAACGAGCTTTGGGTAACCAATTTGCTGTAATAGTGCCTGAACCGGAGTTAGTAAGTTTTAAAGAAGCCTTGGTTTTTGCTTTTTTAGGAGTACTCCGTTGGCAACAACAACCCAATTGTTTGAGCAGTGTAACAGGCGCATCACACGACAATGTTGGCGGCGCTATTTATTGGGGAAAAAAGTAA
- a CDS encoding ArsR/SmtB family transcription factor translates to MRNLLSRVESKKIDKAASMLKVLAHPKRLAIVDLLGKEEKMTVTEIYKYLDLPQAIASQHLITLKDKGVLSSFKVGTKIYYSLSIPKLIDVIDCLEECCTDI, encoded by the coding sequence ATGAGAAATTTATTATCGAGGGTGGAGTCTAAGAAAATAGACAAAGCTGCCTCGATGCTCAAGGTGTTAGCTCATCCGAAACGCCTTGCGATAGTTGATCTTTTAGGGAAAGAAGAAAAAATGACTGTAACGGAAATTTATAAGTATTTAGATTTACCGCAGGCCATTGCTTCTCAACACCTGATTACCTTAAAAGATAAAGGAGTATTATCTTCTTTTAAAGTGGGTACTAAAATTTACTATTCACTTTCTATTCCCAAGCTTATTGATGTTATCGATTGCCTGGAAGAATGCTGCACCGATATTTAA
- a CDS encoding DUF2752 domain-containing protein yields MTSSHFRRILSYGKISGYILIPIILLLLPANQFDTGTSLCLSKLLLDTECYGCGMMRAIMHLIHLDFSAALNFNKLSIIVFPLLSYLWAQSFLREVAKHRKYRRV; encoded by the coding sequence TTGACTTCTAGTCATTTCAGAAGAATTTTGTCGTATGGTAAAATTAGCGGGTACATTCTTATTCCAATTATCCTGCTGCTTTTACCTGCCAATCAGTTTGATACCGGTACTTCGCTCTGCTTGAGTAAGCTCTTACTGGATACTGAATGTTACGGCTGTGGTATGATGCGCGCCATTATGCACCTGATTCATTTAGATTTTAGTGCGGCATTAAATTTTAATAAATTATCTATTATTGTTTTTCCCTTGCTTAGTTATTTGTGGGCACAATCTTTCTTGCGGGAAGTAGCTAAACATCGAAAATACCGGCGAGTATAA
- a CDS encoding TM2 domain-containing protein has product MKLKFLLSNLIVVLLLSACARETYYFPKVGDPYGSYHKKVAPAPEKVITAAEMVAEPNPAKEEAVLTASTNKASVAPVKSRITVIKPVVTKETKISKIAEIKAALKVKKQIKAVVKAAEKKEKAANPAEAASGKSQLVAAVLAFVVGYIGIHRFYLGYTGIGIAQILTLGGCGIWALIDLIRILMGDLKPKDGDYTEKLDF; this is encoded by the coding sequence ATGAAACTAAAGTTTTTACTATCCAACCTTATTGTAGTTCTATTATTATCTGCTTGTGCCAGAGAAACTTACTATTTTCCTAAAGTAGGAGATCCTTATGGCAGCTACCATAAGAAAGTCGCTCCAGCTCCTGAAAAAGTAATTACTGCTGCTGAAATGGTAGCCGAACCAAATCCGGCTAAAGAAGAAGCTGTATTAACGGCTTCTACCAATAAAGCTTCGGTAGCTCCTGTTAAATCCAGAATAACCGTAATTAAACCAGTAGTCACTAAGGAAACTAAAATTTCTAAAATTGCTGAAATTAAAGCGGCGCTAAAAGTTAAAAAACAAATTAAAGCGGTGGTTAAAGCTGCCGAGAAGAAAGAAAAAGCCGCTAACCCAGCCGAAGCTGCTTCTGGCAAAAGCCAGTTAGTAGCTGCTGTTCTTGCTTTTGTGGTTGGTTATATTGGGATTCACCGTTTTTATTTAGGCTATACTGGTATTGGTATTGCGCAAATATTAACTTTAGGTGGTTGCGGTATTTGGGCCCTTATTGACCTTATTCGTATCCTGATGGGTGACTTAAAACCAAAAGATGGCGATTACACTGAAAAACTTGACTTCTAG